One Streptomyces formicae genomic window, ACTACCTGCGCCTGCTGGGCCGCGTGATGCGCGGCGAGGCGGGCTTCGAGGAGATCAAGAACTCCTCCGAGCGGTACGACAACCACTACGTGACCAGCCCCGCGTGGCAGGCCGCGCTCGACGCCGCCAAGTAGCCCTTGTCAGCCGTGTGCCGCCTTGGCGTAGAGGGCGGCCACCTCCCTGTCGAGGATCACGCTGTACGACACGTCGGGGGTGTCGCCGCCGTCGTGGTAGCCACCGAGGACGCCGATCAGGTGGCCGTCGGCGGTGACCCACGGACTGCCGCTGGTGCCGCTGGTGAAGCCGGGGCAGCCGATGCGCTGCTGCTCCGCGCGGAAGCGGTTCGCGGTGCTGGTGCAGGTGCGCGGGGCGTCCTCCTCGTCGGGGTAGCCGGTGACCGTGACGCGGCGCTCGGTGCCCGCCGTGGTGTCCAGGGTGTTGGCCCCGGTCACGTCCTCGACGTGCCGGCCGTTCCTGGGTTCGAGGACGGCGAAGGCGAGGTCGTGGTCCTCGTCCCCGTCGTGCGTCCAGTGGTCGTCGGCGTAGACGCGGTCGATCGTCCACAGGCCGTAGGGGGCCTTGCCGTCGTGGTAGCCGGGGGCGAAGGTGACGCCCTTGCCGTCGCCGAGGCAGTGGCCCGCGGTGACGATGAGGTCGCGGCCCTTGCTGTGCACCACGGACGCGGTGCAGAAATGGCGCCCTTCAAGACCGCCCCGGAAGAGGGCGCCGACCCGTGCCGACTCGGCGGGCGGCCCTGACCGCACGGTCGGCGTGACGGCGTGGGGCAGTTCGTTCCTGTCCGCGAGCGCGAGGCACGAGAACAGGGCGCCCACGGCGAGCAGTGCCCGCAGATGTGTGCGGCCCAGCCGTACGCGCTTCGCCATCCTTCGCTCCCCTCGCTCGGTTGCCGGGAAGCATGCCCGAGTAATCTGAGGATTCTCTGTGACGCCACACACAATCGCCCCCGACGGACGATGAATACCCGCAGGCCAGCGCGTGAACGACCGGAGGTGTGCGCGCCGGACCCGCGGGAGCGGACGCCACAACTCGCGTTTCGCG contains:
- a CDS encoding trypsin-like serine peptidase, coding for MAKRVRLGRTHLRALLAVGALFSCLALADRNELPHAVTPTVRSGPPAESARVGALFRGGLEGRHFCTASVVHSKGRDLIVTAGHCLGDGKGVTFAPGYHDGKAPYGLWTIDRVYADDHWTHDGDEDHDLAFAVLEPRNGRHVEDVTGANTLDTTAGTERRVTVTGYPDEEDAPRTCTSTANRFRAEQQRIGCPGFTSGTSGSPWVTADGHLIGVLGGYHDGGDTPDVSYSVILDREVAALYAKAAHG